The Hippopotamus amphibius kiboko isolate mHipAmp2 chromosome 16, mHipAmp2.hap2, whole genome shotgun sequence genomic interval CTGGTCCCACCAGCCACAGAGGCAGAGCGAGAGCTCATGGTAGTCACAGCTGCCATGTTCAGAATTCAGAATTCAAGATGTGCAGAAAGGCATAAGATGGAAAATTCTAGTTCTCCCAACCACCCCAGACCCATCCCCGGAGTAACCACTTTTAATGCTTGCCTGCCAGAAAATTTGTCTCTGTGTGCGTATCTtgactttctctattttttaaacataattaagaTACTACTTTATACCTGGCTCTGTCCCTTATCTTTTCACTCTCTGTAATATCTCAGACATCTTCCCGAATAAATGCCACTTCCTTACCCCCTCCAACCTTTTATTATGAAAGTTTCAAGACATATAAAAACATTGGAGGAATTATTCAGCACACACCCCCTCTATACCCAGTACCCCTAAAACTGTATTATACTCGTTTTATTATGTATATGTGCATCCTCCCATCCACCCAGCAATCCTTACTGGTGATGCATTGCAAAGGAGTACGTTGCAGACGTCCAAACATTTCACCTGAAACATTCCAGGCTGCATATTATGGAACAGACTTCAATACTTGTTTATGGGCTTTTTCAGAATAGATGATGTTTACGTACAGCACACTGCACAAATCTATTAAGTGTGCCATTTTGAGAAATACATGTGTAACccaaatccctatcaaaacataAACGCCTCCTTTGAGTGGCTGGGTTCCCAGTGTTTGCAGGTGGTGATTTATTCAGCCAGCCCTGATATATTTAACCAGTTCTCTGTTGTTCAGGTCCTTCTTACAACGTTGCAATTAGCATGGTGGTCCATATACCACCGGGCACTTCCTCAAGGGCACCCATCCCATAAATTTCTGGGGGTAACGTTCATTTGTGCCTCAAACAAGTATAATGGAGTGCTGCCTGTCTGTCTGATGCTGGTTCTTGGAGGTGGGACGTGGGAGACGCAGAATATCTGTTCCCTTCTAGCTCCACAACTCGTGGGGGGGATTGATTTCCAGAAGTCAGCagacaaagaaaatagctacTAAGTATTAAAAGGGCTGTGAAAGAGACAAACAGGATGCTGAGAGGGGTAAAAAAGCTCATGGATGGGGTGTCCTCCGCTTTATCAGAGGTGGCCTGTATAATTTAAATGTTGCCAAGTGATCTCCCAGAGAGGTTATTCTAATCACTCTCCCCCCCGCAGGCAGCCGCAACGGAGAGCAGGAGAGTGAAAGAGCCCGTTTCCCTGCGCTCTGGCCAAGGCGTGAGTCACTCCACCGAGGTGGAGGTGGCCGGAGGAGGTGGGGACGCTTGCCCAGATGCGCTCCAAGCAGAGGAACTTGGGGAGGTGAGGGAAGGCACTCCTGTAAGAGAGAGCAGCTCAGGCAAAGGCAGGGCGGCTGCCACTGCACAAAGTGTCCTGGGGATGAGGCGCACTGAGCCCAGTTCGGGCTCGAGGAGGCTTGGCAGTCCTCTCCCGAGAAAGGCAGGCGAGTTGACCACAAGCGCCCGCTGTGAGTCAGCAGGACAGCAGGGCTGCGGAAAAACTCGTGCAGCCGGATCGCATGCGTGGATGGGCGGGGCCGCTCACAGTAGTGGGGGGCAGTTCCAGTCCCTCGAGACCCCTGAATCCCAGCAGCctaccctctccccttcccttgcACACCCTGTTCCCTCTGGTACCCACACATGGctcttccctcacctccttcagatcTGCTCAAATGTCACGTCCTCGGAGGACCCTCCCCTGACTCCATCCATCTCCAGTTGCAAACCTTCCCAACCCCAGAggctccctgtcccccacccgcttcatttttttccctatcacTATCCGGATACACtacattttaaacatttggtGTGAATTATGTTGTTCATTCAACCATAAACTGcaatagggttttttttgttctgttttgttagttttttgtttttttgtcagcTGCACTCACTTTCATCTCCCCCAGCTCCCGGCACATAGTAGgggctcagtgaatatttgtgggCTGAATGAATTTGCCCCATCTCGGGCAAGACGGCCTATAGCTCCGGAGGATGGGGAGCTTTCTTTGAACATGAGACTGGGAGGTGCCTGGAAAAGAGGCCCCTGGCTCTTTGACCACACAGCCGGCCTTCAAGATGGTGCCGAAGAAAGACAAGAAGCCTAAGAAGTCAACCTGGAAGTTTAATCTGGACCTTACTCGGCCAGTAGAGGATGGAATGTTTGATTCTGGAAATGTTGAACAGTTTCTATGGGAGAAGGTGAAAGTGAATAGAAACACTGGAAATCTTGGGAATGTCGTTCACAATGAACGCTTCAAGAATAAAATCACAGTTGTTGCTGAGAAACAGTTCTCTAAAAGGTATTTGAAATACCTTACCAAGAAATACCTCAAAAAGAACAGTCTTGGTGATTGGCTTCGTGTGGTTGCATCTGACAAGGAGACTTAGGAACTTCCTTACTTCCAGATTAGTCAAGAGGACGATGGATCTGAGTCTGAGGACTAGATGAGGCCATCCCTTATAGGGCTTTGCTtgctaagaaaacaaatgaagtatACAAGACCAGTGTCTTGAAATGGACCTTTAGTTTATCAGTGAATAAAAAACATTACTCTATGTTAAGCATTAATCTCTTTTATTTAAGTGTATGCTGTTTATATGATGCTTGCTTTCCTTTAagactttaaaagaaactgtttggagtgtagttgatttataggGTTGTTAGTTTTGGGTTACatcagagtgaatcagttatacatatatctactctttttttctttttttaagattcttttctcatataggccattacagagtattggatagagttccctgtgctgtacagcaagttattgtctattttatatatagtagtgtatgtcagccccaatctcccaacttatccctccccatCTCACCCTCTGGTagccatgagtttgttttctgtatctgtgactcttgttttgtaaataagttcatttgtaccctccccccttttttgttAGTACTTTATGTAAGCAATATTTAAATAGCTTATAGCTAGTGGAATTTCTTCCAGGATTTCCGAAATGTACTGTTTTTACAAATGTCCTTAAGTTAAAGTATATagtgaaaaaatgaaacacaattttggatataactttatataataaaatttaagcttattaaaaaaaaagaaagaaagaaagaagagaggccCTTGGTCCCTGCCTGCCTATCACTGCTCATTCTTCAAATGAGACCAGAGAGGGTTTGAAAGTGacctcaggtcacacagcaaatcgAAGGCAGGGCTGTAATGCAGGCAGGAGTTGCTTCTCTGAGCAACCCTGGATAGCCAAGAGGGACACTGGCCAACGTCCAGGGATGTCTTGTTATAATAATGGCTAATGGGCGTTAAATACTGATATTTATACAAATGAGGTTGGCTTTTTTTAATCAATcagtaaaattgatttttgtgtagaGGGGGAGTGTATAGCtttatgaattttaacacatgtacagatttgtgtaaccatcaccacaatcaggatACAAAACTGCACCATCATCCCCCTgtagtctcccctcccccatccctaaccgccctctcccctcccaccccctcaccccctcacccctACAGCTACTGATCTATTCCCTGTCCGTATCCTTTTGTCTTTTGTCAAAAATGACATatcagtttcctattgctgcagTGGCAAATGATCACAAACTGCGTGGCTTAAGGCACTACGAATGCGTGCTCATACatttctggaagtcagaagtccgAAATCAgtgtcactgggctaaaatcagagTTTCAGGAGGGTGGCATTCCTCCCATTCCCTTCtgtgcctcttccagctcctagAGG includes:
- the LOC130838460 gene encoding 60S ribosomal protein L22-like 1: MVPKKDKKPKKSTWKFNLDLTRPVEDGMFDSGNVEQFLWEKVKVNRNTGNLGNVVHNERFKNKITVVAEKQFSKRYLKYLTKKYLKKNSLGDWLRVVASDKET